A window of Diabrotica virgifera virgifera chromosome 9, PGI_DIABVI_V3a contains these coding sequences:
- the LOC126890890 gene encoding protein lifeguard 2-like yields MIPSDIAIDIDDDDFEENGQSSLERRESIKTDTEECKISIVIPVTTEDESKPSTSSAEPHSSQNPLEIAIKLTRDSRLTSLEDLDQQLTQEQIMLFQEFVRIQSRTKVTTTEIAVGSNVLDVHTEIPDVSLYPPPPYASHENSRQIYMQHSTTYSGPAPSYSEMYVTFTSERLRNQFVRKVYSILSIQLMITFGFVLLTVLYEPVKTFVSKTPVLPYLSMATLVGLLILLSCSVPMRRHYPLNAILLLIFTLAFTYTMAYVACQYSDKAVLYATGGTAIVCSSIMILAWLNFFDITTWKFFLMAAFLIVILVGVVMTVIFSFVGGSQVFSIIFGLVMTVFFSIYLLYDTQKLLGGGRIALSEEEYILGAISLYVDIMLIFNYIMLLCLRR; encoded by the coding sequence aTGATTCCGTCAGACATAGCTATAGATATAGACGATGATGATTTTGAAGAGAATGGGCAATCATCGCTCGAACGACGAGAATCTATTAAAACCGATACTGAAGAATGCAAAATATCCATAGTAATCCCAGTAACCACCGAAGACGAATCGAAACCAAGCACTTCCAGTGCCGAACCCCACAGTTCACAAAATCCATTGGAAATAGCAATTAAACTCACCAGGGATAGTCGCCTCACATCCCTGGAAGATTTAGACCAACAGTTAACCCAGGAGCAAATAATGCTCTTTCAAGAATTCGTCAGAATACAATCTCGCACCAAAGTAACTACAACTGAAATAGCTGTAGGTTCCAATGTATTGGACGTACACACTGAAATACCAGATGTTTCCTTGTATCCTCCTCCTCCCTATGCGTCCCATGAGAATTCAAGACAGATATACATGCAGCACTCAACTACATACAGTGGACCTGCACCTTCTTATTCAGAAATGTATGTGACTTTCACATCGGAAAGATTGAGGAACCAATTCGTGAGGAAAGTCTATTCTATTCTATCGATACAGTTGATGATTACGTTTGGATTTGTCTTACTTACTGTATTGTACGAACCTGTTAAAACCTTTGTTTCGAAAACTCCAGTTTTGCCTTATCTCTCCATGGCTACATTGGTAGGTCTTCTGATATTACTCAGTTGCTCTGTTCCGATGAGGCGACATTACCCATTAAATGCTATTCTCTTATTGATTTTCACCCTAGCGTTTACCTATACGATGGCTTATGTTGCTTGCCAGTATTCTGATAAAGCAGTACTGTACGCAACAGGTGGTACTGCTATCGTATGTTCGTCAATCATGATCTTGGCATGGTTAAACTTCTTCGACATCACCACTTGGAAGTTCTTCTTGATGGCAGCGTTTTTAATCGTTATTTTAGTGGGGGTAGTAATGACGGTAATATTTTCCTTTGTGGGTGGTAGCCAggtttttagtataatttttggTCTTGTCATGACTGTATTCTTTAGTATATATTTGTTATATGACACGCAAAAACTTCTTGGTGGAGGCAGAATCGCCTTGTCCGAAGAGGAGTATATACTAGGAGCTATATCGCTTTATGTAGATATTAtgcttatttttaattatattatgtTACTCTGTCTAAGACGATAA